Proteins from a single region of Carassius gibelio isolate Cgi1373 ecotype wild population from Czech Republic chromosome A5, carGib1.2-hapl.c, whole genome shotgun sequence:
- the LOC127990876 gene encoding mitochondrial 2-oxoglutarate/malate carrier protein — protein MASAADTARPKTSPKSIKFLFGGLAGMGATVFVQPLDLVKNRMQLSGQGSKAREYKTSFHAVASILRNEGIGGIYTGLSAGLLRQATYTTTRLGIYTVLFERMTRADGTPPNFLMKAFIGMTAGATGAFVGTPAEVALIRMTADGRLPPDQRRGYTNVFNALIRITREEGVTTLWRGCIPTMARAVVVNAAQLASYSQSKQALLDSGYFRDDILCHFCASMISGLVTTAASMPVDIVKTRIQNMRMIDGKPEYRNGLDVLVKVIRKEGFFSLWKGFTPYYARLGPHTVLTFIFLEQMNRFYKIYFLDS, from the exons ATGGCATCCGCCGCGGACACAGCCAGGCCCAAAACCTCGCCCAAATCGATTAAGTTTCTCTTCGGTGGCTTGGCTGG GATGGGTGCCACGGTGTTTGTGCAGCCGCTGGACCTGGTGAAGAACCGTATGCAGCTGAGCGGTCAGGGATCAAAGGCTCGCGAGTACAAGACCAGCTTTCATGCCGTGGCCAGCATCCTTCGCAACGAGGGCATCGGCGGGATCTACACTGG ACTCTCTGCGGGTCTGTTGAGACAGGCTACCTACACCACGACCCGTCTGGGCATCTACACCGTCCTGTTTGAGCGCATGACCAGAGCTGATGGCACACCTCCCAACTTCTTGATGAAGGCTTTCATCGGGATGACGGCCGGGGCCACGGGGGCCTTCGTTGGGACTCCGGCCGAGGTGGCACTTATTCGAATGACCGCTGATGGCAG ATTACCACCAGATCAAAGGAGGGGCTACACCAATGTCTTCAATGCCCTCATCAGAATCACTAGAGAGGAGGGGGTCACCACACTCTggagg gGTTGTATACCCACCATGGCCAGAGCAGTCGTTGTGAACGCAGCCCAACTTGCCTCATATTCCCAGTCCAAACAAGCACTGTTGGACTCTG gttaTTTCAGAGATGATATCTTGTGTCACTTCTGTGCTAGTATGATCAGTGGACTGGTCACCACAGCTGCCTCCATGCCCGTGGACATCGTTAAGACCAG AATCCAGAACATGAGAATGATCGATGGGAAGCCGGAGTACAGGAATGGTTTG GATGTGTTGGTGAAGGTCATCAGGAAGGAAGGATTCTTCAGTCTGTGGAAGGGTTTTACTCCGTATTACGCTCGTCTCGGGCCACACACAGTTCTCACCTTCATCTTCCTGGAGCAGATGAACAGATTCTACAAGATCTATTTCCTTGACTCCTAG
- the LOC127990892 gene encoding sperm-associated antigen 7 homolog — protein sequence MADLLGSILSSMEKPPTAHNQESRRKAKEQAARMKKMEEDERRKKAEFRKKMEKEVSDFIQDSTLQKKTYEPMSKIKRSILHDVAEVAGLTSFSFGEDEESRYVMLFKREFAPSDEELEAYRKGEEWDPQKAEERRRRKEQAALETEEDSRSQKRPASPSSNYRDKYSHLIGTSAAKDAAHTLQANQSYGCVPVANKRDTRSIEEAMNEIRAKKRQKKGEEDGAGSSV from the exons ATGGCGGACCTCCTGGGCTCGATCCTGAGCTCGATGGAAAAGCCTCCGACGGCTCACAACCAAGAAAGCCGACGGAAAGCTAAAG AACAAGCAGCCAGAATGAAGAAGATGGAGGAGGACGAGAGGAGGAAGAAGGCAGAGTTTAGGAAGAAG ATGGAGAAGGAGGTGTCTGACTTCATTCAGGACAGCACCCTGCAGAAGAAGACCTACGAGCCCATGAGCAAGATCAAGAGAAGCATTCT GCATGATGTGGCCGAGGTGGCTGGCCTCACGTCCTTTTCCTTCGGTGAAGATGAAGAGAGCAGATACGTCATGCTGTTCAAAcgg GAGTTTGCGCCATCGGATGAAGAACTGGAGGCTTATCGGAAAGGTGAGGAGTGGGACCCGCAGAAGGCTGAGGAGCGGCGACGGAGGAAG GAACAGGCTGCTCTGGAGACTGAGGAGGACAGTCGCTCTCAGAAGAGGCCTGCGTCGCCCAGCTCAAACTACAGAGACAAATACAGCCATCTGATTGGAACATCTGCTGCTAAAGACGCCGCCCACACGCTTCAGGCCAACCAATCATACGGCTGTG TCCCTGTGGCCAATAAGAGAGACACGCGCTCCATCGAGGAAGCCATGAACGAGATCCGAGCCAAGAAAAGGCAGAAGAAAGGCGAGGAGGACGGCGCTGGCAGCAGTGTGTGA